The Manihot esculenta cultivar AM560-2 chromosome 1, M.esculenta_v8, whole genome shotgun sequence genome has a window encoding:
- the LOC110608469 gene encoding ubiquitin-conjugating enzyme E2 2 — protein sequence MSTPARKRLMRDFKRLQQDPPAGISGAPQDNNIMLWNAVIFGPDDTPWDGGTFKLTLQFTEDYPNKPPTVRFVSRMFHPNIYADGSICLDILQNQWSPIYDVAAILTSIQSLLCDPNPNSPANSEAARMFSENKREYNRRVREIVEQSWTAD from the exons ATGTCAACCCCAGCAAGGAAGAGACTGATGAGGGATTTTAAGAGGTTGCAACAAGATCCTCCTGCAGGGATTAGTGGTGCTCCTCAAGATAACAATATTATGCTGTGGAATGCTGTTATATTCGG GCCTGATGATACACCGTGGGATGGAG GTACGTTTAAATTGACACTTCAGTTTACTGAAGATTATCCAAATAAACCCCCGACAGTGCGTTTTGTTTCTAGAATGTTCCATCCAAATA TTTATGCTGATGGAAGCATTTGTTTGGACATCCTACAAAATCAGTGGAGTCCTATTTATGATGTGGCTGCCATACTCACATCAATCCAG TCATTGCTGTGTGACCCGAATCCAAACTCTCCTGCAAATTCAGAAGCAGCACGGATGTTCAGTGAGAACAAGCGTGAATACAATAGGAGAGTACGGGAAATTGTTGAGCAGAGTTGGACTGCTGATTAG